A section of the Triticum dicoccoides isolate Atlit2015 ecotype Zavitan chromosome 7A, WEW_v2.0, whole genome shotgun sequence genome encodes:
- the LOC119331174 gene encoding cytochrome P450 93G2-like — translation MDQLGFGVVSDSAAPLLVASLLAAVAFFLLTLVRHGGKHGRLPPSPMALPFIGHLHLIRPPPHRAFDRIINRYGPLVYLRLGPSTHCVVVGSADVARDVLKFEGSIPERPLTAVTRHLAYDSAGFAFAPYGPHWRFMKRLCMSELLGPRTIEQLRPVRAAELAGVMGAAAEAAAKGETLDMSRQLIRMSNNAIMRMVASALPGDMADTARDCAKKVAELVGAFNLEDYVALCRGWDLQGLDRKTRDVRDRFDALLESMIRTKEKERRGEADETNTKTKDLLDILMDAAADPAAEVKLTRDNIKAFVLDIFTAGSDTTATTVEWMLAELLNHPDCLQKLRAELDAVVGRSRVVGEPDVAQMPYLQAVLKETLRLRPPAVFAQREAIEPIHVRGYTIPVKTSVFFNIFSIGRDPAYWEEPLEFRPERFIPGGAGEAVDPKGQHMQLMPFGSGRRACPGMGLAMQAVPAFLAALVQCFDWEVPNPPLDMEEEAGLVTARKQPLVLLPTQRLHPLPLP, via the exons ATGGACCAACTCGGATTCGGAGTGGTCTCGGACAGTGCAGCGCCTCTGCTTGTGGCCTCgctcctcgccgccgtcgccttcttcctcctcacgcTGGTCAGACATGGCGGCAAGCACGGCCGCCTTCCCCCGAGCCCCATGGCGCTGCCGTTCATCGGCCACCTCCACCTCATCCGCCCGCCTCCCCACCGCGCGTTCGACCGCATCATCAACCGCTACGGCCCGCTCGTGTACCTCCGCCTGGGCCCCTCCACCCACTGCGTCGTCGTCGGCTCCGCCGACGTCGCCCGCGACGTCCTCAAGTTCGAGGGCAGCATCCCCGAGCGCCCGCTCACGGCGGTCACGCGGCACCTCGCCTACGACTCGGCCGGCTTCGCCTTCGCGCCCTACGGCCCGCACTGGCGCTTCATGAAGCGCCTCTGCATGTCGGAGCTGCTCGGCCCGCGCACCATCGAGCAGCTGCGCCCCGTCCGCGCCGCCGAGCTCGCGGGCGTCATGGGCGCGGCGGCAGAGGCGGCCGCCAAGGGCGAGACCTTGGACATGAGCAGGCAGCTCATTCGCATGTCCAACAACGCCATCATGAGGATGGTGGCGAGCGCGCTGCCGGGCGACATGGCCGACACCGCTCGGGACTGCGCCAAGAAGGTGGCGGAGCTGGTGGGCGCGTTCAACTTGGAGGACTACGTGGCGCTGTGCCGCGGCTGGGACCTGCAGGGGCTGGACCGGAAGACGCGCGACGTGCGCGACAGGTTCGACGCGCTGCTCGAGTCCATGATCAGGACCAAGGAGAAGGAGCGGCGTGGGGAAGCAGACGAGACCAACACCAAGACCaaggacttgcttgacattctcatGGACGCGGCGGCGGACCCGGCCGCCGAGGTGAAGCTCACCCGCGACAACATCAAGGCGTTCGTCCTC GACATCTTCACTGCCGGGTCGGACACGACAGCCACCACGGTGGAGTGGATGCTGGCAGAGCTGCTCAACCACCCGGACTGTCTGCAGAAGCTGCGGGCGGAGCTGGATGCCGTGGTGGGCAGGTCCCGGGTGGTGGGCGAGCCGGACGTGGCCCAGATGCCGTACCTGCAGGCGGTGCTCAAGGAGACCCTGAGGCTGCGGCCGCCGGCGGTGTTCGCGCAGCGGGAGGCGATCGAGCCCATACACGTCCGTGGGTACACCATCCCTGTCAAGACGTCGgtcttcttcaacatcttctcCATCGGGCGCGACCCGGCGTACTGGGAGGAGCCGCTCGAGTTCCGGCCGGAGCGGTTCATAcccggcggcgccggcgaggccgtGGACCCTAAGGGGCAGCACATGCAGCTGATGCCGTTCGGGAGCGGGCGGCGCGCGTGCCCCGGCATGGGGCTGGCCATGCAGGCCGTGCCGGCGTTCCTGGCCGCGCTGGTGCAGTGTTTTGACTGGGAGGTGCCAAATCCgccgctggacatggaggaggaggcggggcTGGTCACCGCGAGGAAGCAGCCGCTCGTGCTCCTGCCCACGCAGCGCCTCCATCCACTGCCCCTTCCTTAA